The following are encoded in a window of Paraburkholderia hospita genomic DNA:
- a CDS encoding peptidylprolyl isomerase — MSTIAPSTSADHDRALRVNGITIDAASIDNELEHQAGAPDPHEAARHALVIRELLRQRAVELKLIADSAPLDDASLDRLLESELSVPTATRADCERYYESHLVRFRHNDIVFASHVLFAVTEHAPLALIRHKAEATLQQILAAPETFESTAREVSNCPSAGVGGSLGQLLRGDSVAEFERAVFDTQETGVLPRLVNTRFGFHIVRIERRVDGEQLAFDTVHADIARFLDERVRHKAIQQYVTVLASRARIEGAHLGEANGPLLQ, encoded by the coding sequence ATGAGTACGATAGCCCCTTCCACATCGGCGGATCATGATCGTGCGTTGCGCGTGAACGGCATCACCATCGACGCAGCCTCCATCGACAACGAACTCGAGCATCAAGCGGGCGCGCCCGATCCGCACGAAGCCGCGCGGCATGCACTCGTGATCCGCGAATTACTACGGCAGCGCGCCGTCGAACTGAAGCTGATCGCGGACAGCGCCCCGTTGGACGACGCATCGCTCGACCGGCTTCTGGAATCCGAGCTGAGCGTGCCGACGGCGACCCGCGCGGACTGCGAGCGCTATTACGAAAGCCACCTTGTCCGCTTTCGTCACAACGACATCGTGTTCGCCAGCCACGTTCTCTTTGCCGTTACCGAACACGCACCGCTTGCGCTGATCCGGCACAAGGCGGAGGCCACGTTACAGCAGATTCTCGCCGCGCCCGAAACGTTCGAAAGCACTGCCCGTGAAGTGTCGAACTGTCCTTCGGCCGGTGTCGGCGGCAGCCTTGGACAATTGCTGCGCGGCGACAGCGTGGCCGAGTTCGAACGCGCCGTGTTCGACACGCAGGAAACCGGCGTGCTGCCGAGGCTCGTCAATACGCGCTTCGGCTTTCACATCGTTCGCATCGAGCGGCGTGTCGACGGCGAGCAGCTTGCGTTCGACACAGTCCACGCCGATATCGCGCGCTTTCTTGACGAACGCGTCCGGCACAAGGCGATCCAGCAGTACGTGACAGTGCTCGCGTCGCGCGCGCGAATCGAAGGTGCACATCTCGGCGAGGCCAATGGGCCGCTGCTTCAATAA
- a CDS encoding MFS transporter has product MNAHSGAKNLGSAPAITMQAWSVLLASTLAFLVCFVVWMMFGVLGVQLREDLNLNSTEFGLLTSTPVLTGALMRLPLGAWTDRFGGRIVMTVLLAVCAIPVYIVSYATALWQFLLIGLFLGCVGASFAVGTPYVARFFPPKRRGFAMGFFGAGTCGAAVNLFVTPSLQAAYGWRFVPRVYAVALLVTALIFWFASARDPGAGKTQGSLLDSFKVLRNPHVWRLCQYYSITFGGFTALSLWIPQYLKAEYGMSLVMASAFAAGFSLPGSVLRAVGGGLADRFGAHSVTWWGLWVAWICLFLLSYPSTDFVVHTINGTMTLHIEVTLIAFVLLTFVLGAVFAFGMASTFKYVADDFADNMGVVTGIVGLAGGMGGFLLPILFGVLLDFFKIRSTCFMFLYGIVWVSLILIYLSEVKRTPVTG; this is encoded by the coding sequence ATGAACGCACACAGCGGTGCGAAGAATCTGGGCTCGGCGCCCGCCATCACCATGCAGGCGTGGTCGGTGTTGCTCGCGAGCACGCTCGCATTTCTCGTCTGCTTCGTCGTCTGGATGATGTTCGGCGTGCTCGGCGTGCAATTGCGGGAGGACTTGAACCTCAACAGCACAGAGTTCGGCCTGCTGACCTCGACGCCCGTGTTGACGGGCGCGTTGATGCGTCTGCCGCTCGGCGCATGGACCGACCGCTTCGGTGGACGTATCGTGATGACCGTGCTGCTGGCCGTCTGCGCGATTCCCGTCTACATCGTGAGCTACGCGACGGCTTTGTGGCAGTTCTTGTTGATCGGGCTCTTTCTGGGCTGCGTCGGCGCGTCCTTCGCTGTGGGCACGCCCTACGTCGCACGCTTTTTCCCACCGAAACGGCGCGGCTTTGCAATGGGATTTTTCGGCGCGGGCACATGCGGCGCGGCAGTGAATCTCTTCGTTACGCCGTCTTTGCAAGCTGCTTATGGCTGGCGCTTCGTGCCGCGCGTCTATGCCGTCGCGCTGCTGGTCACCGCGTTGATCTTCTGGTTCGCGTCGGCACGCGACCCCGGCGCCGGGAAGACACAAGGATCGTTGCTCGACTCGTTCAAGGTGCTGCGCAATCCGCACGTATGGCGCCTGTGCCAGTATTACTCGATCACTTTCGGCGGCTTCACGGCACTGTCGCTGTGGATACCGCAGTATCTGAAGGCCGAATACGGAATGTCGCTGGTAATGGCGTCTGCATTTGCCGCCGGCTTTTCGCTGCCGGGGTCGGTCCTGCGCGCGGTGGGCGGCGGACTCGCGGACCGCTTCGGTGCACACAGCGTGACCTGGTGGGGACTTTGGGTCGCGTGGATCTGCCTGTTCCTGCTATCGTATCCGTCCACCGATTTCGTGGTTCACACGATAAACGGCACCATGACGCTGCATATCGAGGTCACACTCATTGCTTTCGTGCTGCTGACATTCGTGCTCGGCGCGGTGTTCGCATTCGGCATGGCCTCGACCTTCAAATATGTGGCCGACGACTTCGCCGACAACATGGGCGTGGTGACGGGTATCGTCGGGCTTGCAGGCGGAATGGGCGGCTTTCTGTTGCCGATCCTGTTTGGCGTGCTGCTCGACTTCTTCAAGATCCGCTCGACGTGCTTTATGTTTCTCTATGGCATCGTCTGGGTCTCGCTGATTCTGATCTATCTATCGGAAGTCAAACGGACGCCCGTTACGGGGTGA
- the narH gene encoding nitrate reductase subunit beta, which produces MKVRAQIAMVLNLDKCIGCHTCSVTCKNVWTSREGMEYAWFNNVETKPGIGYPKDWENQDRWHGGWKRKADGKIEPRLGSKWRLLAQIFANPHLPEIDDYYEPFTFDYAHLQDSRDTKAMPVARPRSLISGERLEKIEWGPNWEEILGGEFDKRSKDYNFENVQKDIYGQFENTFMMYLPRLCEHCLNPACVASCPSGSIYKREEDGIVLIDQDKCRGWRMCVSGCPYKKIYFNWHSGKAEKCIFCYPRIEVGQPTVCSETCVGRIRYLGVMLYDADRISDAASVENETDLYEAQLSVFLDPNDPEVIAQAERDGVPAAWLDGARRSPVYKMAIDWKIAFPLHPEYRTLPMVWYVPPLSPINAAANSGELGMNGYLPDIESLRIPLRYLANLLTAGKEEPVKLALERLLAMRAFMRARHVDGIEAPEVLKQAGLNIAQVEDMYRYLAIANYEDRFVIPTSHREYAEDAFDLRSSCGFSFGNGCSDGRSEASLFTTKKSNRKIPIRQEF; this is translated from the coding sequence ATGAAGGTGCGTGCGCAGATCGCGATGGTGCTCAACCTCGACAAATGCATCGGTTGCCACACGTGCTCGGTGACCTGCAAGAACGTGTGGACGAGCCGCGAAGGGATGGAGTACGCGTGGTTCAACAATGTCGAGACGAAACCGGGCATCGGTTATCCGAAGGACTGGGAGAACCAGGACCGCTGGCACGGCGGATGGAAACGCAAGGCCGACGGCAAGATCGAGCCGCGCCTGGGCAGCAAGTGGCGGCTGCTCGCGCAAATCTTCGCCAATCCGCATCTGCCTGAGATCGACGACTACTATGAGCCGTTCACGTTCGACTATGCGCATCTGCAGGACTCCCGCGATACGAAGGCAATGCCCGTTGCGCGGCCACGTTCGCTGATCAGCGGCGAGCGGCTCGAAAAGATCGAGTGGGGGCCGAACTGGGAAGAGATTCTTGGCGGCGAGTTCGACAAGCGCTCGAAGGACTACAACTTCGAGAATGTGCAGAAAGACATCTACGGGCAGTTCGAGAACACCTTCATGATGTATCTGCCGCGACTGTGCGAGCACTGCCTGAATCCGGCGTGTGTCGCGTCGTGTCCATCCGGTTCGATCTACAAGCGCGAGGAAGACGGCATCGTGCTGATCGATCAGGACAAGTGCCGCGGCTGGCGCATGTGCGTGTCCGGTTGCCCGTACAAAAAAATCTATTTCAACTGGCACAGCGGCAAGGCGGAGAAATGCATCTTCTGCTATCCGCGCATCGAAGTGGGACAGCCCACGGTCTGCTCGGAAACCTGCGTGGGCCGCATCCGCTATCTCGGCGTAATGCTGTATGACGCGGATCGCATCAGCGATGCAGCCAGCGTCGAAAACGAAACCGATCTGTATGAGGCACAACTGTCCGTGTTCCTCGACCCGAACGATCCCGAAGTGATCGCGCAGGCCGAACGCGACGGCGTACCCGCGGCATGGCTCGACGGCGCGCGCCGGTCGCCCGTCTACAAGATGGCGATCGACTGGAAAATCGCCTTCCCGCTGCATCCGGAATACCGGACGCTTCCGATGGTCTGGTACGTCCCGCCCCTCTCGCCGATCAACGCGGCCGCCAATAGCGGCGAACTCGGCATGAACGGCTATTTGCCCGACATCGAATCGCTGCGCATTCCGCTGCGCTATCTCGCGAATCTGCTGACGGCTGGCAAGGAAGAACCCGTCAAGCTCGCACTGGAACGGCTGCTTGCGATGCGCGCGTTCATGCGTGCGCGCCACGTCGACGGGATCGAGGCGCCCGAGGTGCTGAAGCAGGCCGGACTGAACATCGCGCAGGTCGAGGACATGTACCGCTATCTGGCGATCGCCAACTACGAGGATCGTTTCGTCATCCCGACGTCGCATCGCGAATATGCGGAAGACGCGTTCGATCTGCGCTCGTCGTGCGGCTTCTCGTTCGGCAATGGCTGCTCGGATGGCCGTTCCGAAGCGAGTCTCTTCACGACGAAGAAGAGCAACCGCAAGATTCCCATCCGCCAGGAGTTTTAA
- the narI gene encoding respiratory nitrate reductase subunit gamma: MSDYFHQFVFGIYPYICLAVLLLGSLVRFDREQYTWKSDSSQMLRHGALRLGSNLFHFGILVVVGGHFVGFLAPHWLVSPFLSASMHQLLAMVAGGAAGVVAIIGLTILIHRRLTDVRIRRNSRVSDIVIVLVLWVQLALGLGTVALSMRHMDGAMFEQLTDYVKGVVTFQPNIASLLVGVPLTYQLHIALGFTIFLIAPFTRMVHIWSGFAAIAYLIRPYQLVRKR; encoded by the coding sequence ATGAGCGACTATTTCCATCAGTTCGTGTTCGGCATCTATCCGTACATCTGTCTTGCCGTACTCCTGCTCGGCAGTCTCGTGCGTTTTGACCGCGAGCAGTACACGTGGAAAAGCGATTCGTCACAAATGCTGCGGCATGGCGCGCTGCGCCTGGGCAGCAACCTGTTCCACTTCGGCATCCTCGTCGTGGTGGGTGGCCATTTCGTCGGTTTTCTCGCGCCGCACTGGCTTGTGTCGCCCTTTCTATCGGCGTCGATGCATCAGTTGCTTGCGATGGTCGCGGGCGGTGCAGCGGGCGTGGTCGCCATCATCGGCCTGACGATCCTGATTCACCGGCGTCTCACCGACGTACGCATCCGCCGCAACAGCCGCGTGTCCGACATCGTGATCGTGCTGGTGCTATGGGTACAGCTTGCGCTCGGCCTCGGCACGGTCGCGTTGTCGATGCGTCATATGGACGGCGCGATGTTCGAACAGCTGACCGACTACGTCAAAGGCGTCGTCACATTCCAGCCGAATATTGCGAGCCTGCTGGTGGGCGTGCCGCTGACGTATCAGCTACATATCGCGCTTGGCTTCACGATCTTCCTCATCGCGCCTTTTACGCGGATGGTGCATATCTGGAGCGGATTCGCGGCGATTGCCTACTTGATCCGCCCGTACCAGCTCGTGCGCAAGCGTTGA
- a CDS encoding porin, translated as MKRTALSMISLAALATATSAAHAQTSVTLYGTIDTGITYVHNASGNNSLWSLGNTSAGNLSGTRWGLKGSEDLGAGLKAIFQLESGFDSSTGKLGQGSRLFGRQAFVGLSQDQYGSITLGRQYDPLIDLVQGITADNYFGSAFATAGDVDNYDNSFRVNNAVKYTSPVFAGLQFEAMYSLGGVAGSTGSEQSYSGAVAYNNGPIGLAAGYYYASNSPASEGIRTTWNSTSDGTFDGPVNLGYQTAHSIGIARVAGQYTAGSFTFGLGYSNAQYRRDDSSVFGTNERYNTGQGFVNYQATPAMLLGVGYSYTHSNGDTSATYHQVSLGADYNLSKRTDLYMTAAYQHASGQTRDADTNTITDAQASIGSYGYAGTSHQEMVNLGIRHKF; from the coding sequence ATGAAGCGCACTGCCCTCTCGATGATCTCACTGGCCGCACTGGCCACGGCCACCAGCGCCGCTCACGCACAAACCAGCGTCACGCTGTATGGCACGATCGACACGGGGATCACTTATGTTCACAACGCATCGGGCAATAACAGCCTGTGGTCGCTCGGCAATACCAGCGCAGGCAATCTGTCAGGCACGCGTTGGGGCCTCAAAGGCAGCGAAGATCTGGGCGCAGGCCTGAAGGCGATCTTCCAGCTCGAAAGCGGCTTCGATTCGAGCACGGGCAAGTTGGGCCAGGGCAGCCGCCTGTTCGGCCGTCAGGCATTCGTCGGCCTTTCGCAGGATCAATACGGTTCCATTACGCTCGGCCGTCAATACGATCCGCTGATCGACCTCGTGCAAGGCATCACCGCCGACAACTACTTCGGCAGCGCATTCGCTACAGCAGGCGACGTCGACAACTACGACAACAGCTTCCGCGTCAACAACGCAGTGAAGTACACGTCGCCCGTTTTCGCGGGACTGCAGTTCGAAGCGATGTACTCGCTCGGCGGCGTCGCGGGCAGCACGGGTTCGGAGCAATCGTATTCGGGCGCAGTCGCGTATAACAACGGCCCGATCGGTCTTGCGGCAGGCTACTACTACGCGTCCAACAGCCCGGCATCGGAAGGCATTCGCACCACCTGGAACAGTACCTCCGACGGCACCTTCGACGGCCCCGTCAATCTCGGCTATCAGACAGCGCATTCGATCGGCATTGCACGCGTGGCAGGCCAGTACACGGCCGGTTCATTCACGTTCGGCCTTGGCTACAGCAATGCGCAATACCGCCGCGACGACAGCTCGGTGTTCGGCACGAACGAACGCTATAACACGGGCCAGGGCTTCGTGAACTATCAGGCCACGCCCGCGATGCTGCTCGGTGTCGGCTACAGCTACACGCATTCGAACGGCGACACGTCGGCGACGTACCATCAGGTCTCGCTGGGCGCCGACTACAACCTCTCCAAGCGCACCGACCTCTACATGACGGCCGCGTATCAGCATGCGAGCGGCCAGACGCGCGACGCGGACACCAACACGATCACGGACGCGCAGGCATCGATCGGCTCGTATGGCTATGCGGGCACGAGCCATCAGGAGATGGTGAACCTCGGCATTCGTCACAAGTTCTAA
- a CDS encoding nitrate reductase subunit alpha: MSHFLDRLRYFTTARPQFSDGHGAVTDEDRKWEDAYRQRWQHDKIVRSTHGVNCTGSCSWKIYVKGGIVTWETQQTDYPRTRPDMPNHEPRGCSRGASYSWYLYSANRLKYPLVRSALVKLWRERRRTMEPVQAWLSIVEDDAARRSYQSRRGLGGFIRATWDEVNEIVAAANVYTIKRHGPDRVVGFSPIPAMSMVSYAAGSRYLSLIGGVCLSFYDWYCDLPPASPQTWGEQTDVPESADWYNSTFIMMWGSNVPQTRTPDAHFMTEVRYKGTKIVSIFPDYAEGAKFGDIWLHPKQGTDAALALAMGHVILKEFHLAGKSDYFIDYCRRFTDMPCLVRLVARGDRYVPERLVRASDFDDALGQANNPEWKTVVIDAVTNETVVPVGSAGFRWGQKEGEDKGKWNLKEESASGTPIEPRLSFVDAHDEVADVLFPYFGNIRHPHFNHTSHASELSRKIGARRIATRNGDMLVATVYDLFIANYGLDQGLGGEHIAASYDDDLPYTPAWQEAITGVKRADVINVARQFAENAHKTQGKSMVIIGAGINHWFHMDMSYRAIINMLIMCGCVGKSGGGWSHYVGQEKLRPQTGWTPLAFALDWSRPPRQMNSTSFFYAHTDQWRYDPMDPSALLSPLADKTHFHGAPIDYNVRAERMGWLPSAPQLHANPLDVGRALNDPAQAGATIAQELKSGSLRMACEDPDNPANFPRNLFVWRSNLLGSSGKGHEYFLKHLLGTTNGVQGEEVFKSGHPRPEEITWHDDAPRGKLDLLVTLDFRMSTTCMYSDVVLPTATWYEKDDMNTSDMHPFIHPLSAAVDPAWQSKSDWEIFKGIAKRFSELSVGHLGVERDVVLAPIAHDSPAELAQPFDVLDWKRGECEPVPGKTMPSVIVVERDYPATYDRFTSLGPLMDKLGNGGKGITWDTKEEVALLGELNYRVANGQGGGQGGTTVNGTAGRPRIDTALDAAEVILSLAPETNGAVAVKAWHAVSSLTGIEHAHLADARADEKIRFRDIQAQPRKIISSPTWSGIESEHVSYNAGYTNVHELIPWRTLSGRQQLYQDHVWMQAFGEALCVYKPPIETGNYEKMLGARSNGNPEIVLNFITPHQKWGIHSTYTDNLLMLTLSRGGPIVWLSEIDARTIGVSDNDWIECYNVNGALCARAVVSQRIPHGMVMMYHAQEKIVNTPGSEITGTRGGIHNSVTRIALKPTHMIGGYAQLAYGFNYYGTVGSNRDEFLIVRKMKHIDWLDDAPPDPVNPATEHKHRQGETS; the protein is encoded by the coding sequence ATGAGCCACTTTCTGGACAGGTTGCGCTATTTCACAACGGCCCGGCCGCAATTCTCTGATGGTCACGGCGCCGTTACCGACGAAGACAGAAAGTGGGAGGACGCCTATCGGCAACGATGGCAGCACGACAAGATCGTACGCTCGACACATGGCGTGAACTGCACCGGCTCATGTTCATGGAAGATCTATGTCAAGGGTGGCATCGTCACATGGGAAACGCAGCAAACCGACTATCCGCGCACGCGTCCCGATATGCCGAACCACGAGCCGCGCGGATGCTCTCGTGGCGCCTCGTACTCGTGGTATCTCTATAGCGCGAACCGACTCAAGTATCCGCTCGTGCGCAGCGCGCTCGTCAAACTGTGGCGCGAACGGCGCCGCACAATGGAACCCGTGCAGGCATGGCTATCCATCGTCGAAGACGACGCGGCGCGGCGCAGCTATCAAAGCCGACGCGGGCTCGGCGGCTTCATCCGCGCCACATGGGACGAGGTCAACGAGATCGTCGCCGCGGCCAATGTCTATACCATCAAGCGGCACGGCCCCGACCGCGTGGTGGGCTTCTCGCCTATCCCCGCGATGTCGATGGTGTCGTATGCAGCCGGCTCGCGCTATCTGTCGCTGATCGGCGGTGTCTGCCTGAGCTTCTACGACTGGTATTGCGATCTGCCGCCGGCATCGCCGCAAACATGGGGCGAGCAGACCGATGTGCCCGAATCCGCCGACTGGTACAACTCCACGTTCATCATGATGTGGGGCTCCAATGTGCCGCAGACGCGCACGCCCGATGCGCATTTCATGACCGAGGTGCGCTACAAGGGTACGAAGATCGTGTCGATATTCCCAGACTACGCGGAAGGCGCGAAATTCGGCGACATCTGGCTTCACCCGAAACAAGGCACCGATGCGGCGCTCGCACTCGCAATGGGCCATGTCATTCTCAAGGAGTTTCACCTCGCCGGAAAAAGCGACTATTTCATCGACTATTGCCGTCGCTTCACCGACATGCCGTGTCTCGTGCGCCTCGTCGCACGTGGCGACCGCTATGTGCCCGAGCGGCTCGTGCGCGCTTCGGATTTCGACGACGCACTCGGCCAGGCCAACAACCCCGAGTGGAAAACGGTCGTTATCGACGCCGTCACTAACGAGACCGTCGTGCCCGTCGGCTCCGCGGGCTTCCGCTGGGGCCAGAAGGAAGGCGAGGACAAGGGCAAGTGGAATCTGAAGGAGGAGTCGGCATCAGGCACGCCCATCGAGCCGCGCCTTTCCTTCGTCGACGCGCACGATGAAGTCGCCGATGTACTCTTCCCCTACTTTGGCAATATCCGGCATCCGCACTTCAATCACACGTCGCATGCTTCGGAACTGTCGCGCAAAATCGGCGCGCGGAGAATCGCGACGCGCAACGGCGACATGCTGGTCGCCACCGTCTACGATCTGTTCATCGCGAACTACGGCCTCGATCAGGGCCTGGGCGGCGAGCACATCGCCGCGAGCTACGACGACGATCTGCCCTATACCCCCGCGTGGCAGGAAGCGATCACCGGCGTCAAGCGCGCCGACGTGATCAACGTCGCGCGCCAGTTCGCCGAGAACGCGCACAAGACGCAGGGCAAGTCGATGGTGATCATCGGCGCGGGCATCAATCACTGGTTCCATATGGACATGTCGTACCGCGCGATCATCAACATGCTGATCATGTGCGGCTGCGTCGGCAAATCGGGCGGCGGCTGGTCGCATTACGTGGGCCAGGAAAAGCTGCGTCCGCAGACGGGCTGGACGCCGCTCGCGTTCGCGCTCGACTGGAGCCGGCCGCCGCGCCAGATGAATTCGACGTCATTCTTCTACGCGCATACGGACCAGTGGCGTTACGACCCGATGGACCCGAGCGCCCTGCTTTCCCCCCTTGCCGACAAGACGCACTTTCACGGCGCGCCCATCGACTACAACGTGCGCGCCGAACGCATGGGCTGGCTGCCGTCCGCGCCGCAACTCCACGCCAATCCGCTCGATGTCGGCCGCGCGTTGAACGATCCGGCGCAAGCGGGCGCGACGATCGCGCAGGAGCTGAAATCGGGCAGTCTGCGCATGGCCTGCGAAGACCCCGACAATCCGGCGAACTTTCCGCGCAACCTGTTCGTGTGGCGCTCCAACCTGCTTGGCTCGTCGGGCAAAGGCCACGAATACTTCCTCAAGCATCTGCTCGGCACGACCAACGGCGTGCAAGGCGAAGAGGTCTTCAAGTCGGGGCATCCGCGTCCGGAAGAAATCACGTGGCATGACGATGCACCACGCGGCAAGCTCGATCTGCTCGTCACGCTCGACTTCCGCATGTCGACCACCTGCATGTACTCCGATGTCGTTCTGCCCACCGCGACGTGGTACGAGAAGGACGACATGAACACGTCGGACATGCACCCGTTCATTCATCCGCTGTCGGCCGCCGTCGATCCCGCGTGGCAATCGAAAAGCGACTGGGAAATCTTCAAGGGCATTGCAAAGCGCTTTTCGGAACTGAGCGTCGGCCATCTAGGCGTGGAACGCGATGTCGTGCTCGCGCCGATCGCACACGACAGCCCCGCCGAACTCGCGCAACCGTTCGACGTGCTCGACTGGAAACGGGGGGAATGCGAACCCGTACCGGGCAAGACGATGCCTTCTGTAATCGTCGTCGAGCGCGACTATCCCGCCACGTATGACAGATTTACGTCGCTCGGTCCGCTGATGGATAAGCTCGGCAACGGCGGCAAAGGCATCACGTGGGACACGAAGGAAGAAGTCGCGTTGCTCGGCGAACTCAACTATCGCGTCGCGAATGGTCAAGGCGGTGGTCAAGGCGGCACGACCGTCAACGGCACAGCGGGACGCCCGCGTATCGACACCGCGCTCGACGCCGCCGAAGTCATCTTGTCGCTTGCCCCCGAAACCAATGGCGCCGTCGCGGTAAAGGCATGGCATGCCGTATCGTCGCTGACGGGCATCGAGCATGCGCATCTGGCGGATGCGCGCGCGGACGAGAAGATCCGCTTTCGCGACATCCAGGCGCAGCCGCGCAAGATCATCTCGTCGCCGACGTGGAGCGGCATCGAGTCCGAGCACGTGTCGTACAACGCGGGTTATACGAACGTTCACGAACTGATTCCGTGGCGCACGCTCAGCGGCCGCCAGCAGCTCTATCAGGACCACGTTTGGATGCAGGCATTCGGCGAAGCATTGTGCGTCTACAAGCCGCCTATCGAAACTGGCAACTACGAGAAGATGCTCGGCGCACGCTCGAACGGCAACCCGGAGATCGTGCTGAATTTCATCACGCCGCATCAGAAGTGGGGCATTCACAGCACCTACACGGACAATCTGCTGATGCTCACGCTGTCGCGCGGCGGGCCGATCGTGTGGTTGTCGGAGATCGACGCGCGGACCATCGGCGTATCGGACAACGACTGGATCGAGTGCTACAACGTCAATGGCGCGTTGTGCGCACGCGCCGTCGTCAGCCAGCGAATACCGCACGGCATGGTGATGATGTATCACGCGCAGGAGAAGATCGTGAACACGCCCGGTTCCGAAATCACGGGCACGCGCGGCGGCATCCACAACTCGGTCACTCGCATCGCGCTCAAGCCCACGCATATGATCGGCGGCTACGCGCAACTGGCGTATGGCTTCAACTACTACGGCACCGTCGGCTCGAACCGCGACGAATTCCTGATCGTACGCAAGATGAAGCATATCGACTGGCTCGACGACGCCCCGCCCGATCCCGTCAACCCCGCCACCGAGCATAAACACCGTCAAGGAGAAACCTCATGA
- the narJ gene encoding nitrate reductase molybdenum cofactor assembly chaperone has product MGSHAPIPPGAAYAVLGALLSYPDAPLLDALPEARDLLQDERGLTRDARAGLDQFIDYYAQRDLFTLQENYVALFDRGRATSLYLFEHVHGESRDRGQAMVDLLRMYEEHGLHLAAGELPDYLPVFLEYLSRLPPADARALLAETGEILQSITTQLAKRGSPYSFVVGALLPLAGIGKGEKPDTLHDDDAQQVPTPADYRALDAAWADEPVRFVGAATPAQAPIHFYDSRTGTRENRS; this is encoded by the coding sequence ATGGGTTCGCATGCCCCGATTCCGCCCGGCGCGGCGTATGCCGTGCTGGGCGCGTTGCTGAGCTACCCGGACGCGCCGCTGCTCGACGCATTGCCGGAAGCCCGCGATCTGCTGCAAGACGAACGCGGGCTGACGCGCGACGCGCGCGCGGGCCTCGACCAGTTCATCGACTACTACGCGCAGCGCGATCTGTTCACGCTACAGGAGAACTACGTCGCGCTGTTCGACCGTGGACGCGCGACGTCGCTGTATCTATTCGAGCATGTGCACGGCGAATCGCGCGATCGCGGCCAGGCGATGGTCGATCTGCTGCGAATGTACGAGGAGCATGGACTGCATCTCGCTGCCGGCGAACTGCCCGACTATCTGCCCGTGTTCCTCGAATATCTGTCGCGTCTTCCGCCCGCGGATGCACGCGCGTTGCTCGCGGAGACGGGCGAAATACTGCAATCGATCACCACGCAGCTCGCGAAACGGGGCAGCCCCTACAGCTTCGTCGTGGGCGCATTGCTGCCCCTTGCTGGCATCGGCAAGGGCGAGAAGCCCGATACGCTGCACGACGACGACGCGCAACAGGTCCCGACGCCCGCCGACTATCGCGCGCTCGACGCCGCATGGGCCGACGAGCCGGTTCGGTTCGTCGGCGCGGCAACGCCCGCGCAAGCGCCCATCCACTTCTACGACAGCCGCACAGGTACCCGGGAGAACAGGTCATGA